A single region of the Mycobacterium avium subsp. avium genome encodes:
- a CDS encoding ParA family protein: MTSSGDWPVASSEAREGAATPAPDESGATHTPAAPIGPGVLSGTPGASAVGSPASPPTAATASPSSAAASTSPPSSAAAPNPSSAAAPAPPPANVSRETADEFDTPIGAAAERAMRILHTTYPPLRRPKHRRVFTVANQKGGVGKTTTAVNLAAALALQGLKTLVIDLDPQANASTALGITDRQSGTPSSYEVLLGEVSVHDALRQSPHNERLFCIPATIDLAGAEIELVSMVARENRLRTALADLDKLDFDCVFIDCPPSLGLLTINALVAAPEVMIPIQCEYYALEGVSQLMRNIEMVKAHLNPQLEVSTVVLTMYDGRTKLADQVAEEVRRYFGSKVLRTVIPRSVKVSEAPGYSMTIIDYDPGSRGAMSYLDASRELAERD, encoded by the coding sequence ATGACTTCTTCAGGAGATTGGCCGGTGGCTTCTTCGGAGGCGCGGGAGGGCGCGGCGACGCCCGCGCCGGACGAATCGGGCGCGACGCACACCCCGGCGGCACCCATTGGGCCGGGGGTCCTGTCGGGCACGCCGGGGGCGTCGGCGGTTGGATCCCCGGCCTCGCCGCCGACCGCGGCCACGGCGTCGCCGTCATCCGCCGCCGCGTCGACCTCGCCTCCGTCATCCGCCGCGGCGCCGAACCCGTCATCGGCCGCCGCGCCCGCCCCTCCGCCGGCCAATGTTTCACGTGAAACAGCGGACGAATTCGATACCCCGATCGGCGCGGCGGCCGAGCGCGCGATGCGGATCCTCCACACCACCTATCCGCCGCTGCGCCGGCCCAAGCATCGCCGCGTCTTCACCGTGGCGAACCAGAAGGGCGGCGTGGGGAAGACGACGACCGCCGTCAACCTCGCCGCCGCGCTCGCCCTGCAGGGACTCAAAACCCTCGTCATCGACCTCGACCCGCAGGCCAACGCCAGCACCGCGCTCGGGATCACGGATCGGCAGTCGGGTACGCCGTCGTCCTACGAGGTCCTGCTCGGCGAGGTGTCGGTGCACGACGCGTTGCGGCAGAGCCCGCACAACGAGCGACTGTTCTGCATCCCGGCGACCATCGACCTGGCCGGCGCCGAGATCGAGTTGGTGAGCATGGTGGCGCGGGAGAACCGGCTGCGGACCGCGCTGGCCGATCTGGACAAGCTCGACTTCGACTGCGTCTTCATCGACTGCCCACCGTCGCTCGGGTTGCTGACCATCAACGCGCTCGTCGCCGCCCCGGAGGTGATGATCCCGATCCAGTGCGAGTACTACGCCCTCGAGGGCGTGTCGCAGCTGATGCGCAACATCGAGATGGTGAAGGCGCACCTCAACCCGCAGCTCGAAGTGAGCACCGTGGTGCTGACCATGTACGACGGCCGCACCAAGCTCGCGGACCAGGTGGCCGAAGAGGTGCGCCGCTACTTCGGCAGCAAGGTACTGCGGACGGTGATCCCGCGCAGCGTCAAGGTGTCCGAGGCGCCCGGCTACAGCATGACCATCATCGACTACGACCCCGGGTCGCGCGGGGCGATGAGCTATCTCGATGCGAGCCGCGAACTCGCCGAGCGTGATTGA
- the rsmG gene encoding 16S rRNA (guanine(527)-N(7))-methyltransferase RsmG, with protein MFHVKHVGPVEPAAGGPEVPPVAALGAAPESAAALFGPRLASAQRYAEVLGTAGVERGLLGPREVDRIWDRHILNSAAVAELLGRGDRIIDIGSGAGLPGIPLAIARPDLEVVLLEPLLRRSEFLTEVVDELGLAVEVVRGRAEERPVRDRFGERDAAVSRAVAALDKLTKWSMPLLRHDGRMLAIKGERAAEEVDRYRRVMTASGAADVRVVTCGANYLRPPATVVSARRAKPPHSKSARTGKAGTR; from the coding sequence ATGTTTCACGTGAAACATGTCGGTCCGGTCGAGCCGGCTGCGGGCGGTCCGGAGGTGCCACCCGTCGCGGCGCTCGGTGCCGCACCCGAGTCCGCCGCGGCGCTGTTCGGCCCCCGCCTCGCGAGCGCGCAGCGGTACGCGGAAGTCCTCGGCACCGCGGGTGTCGAGCGGGGCCTGCTCGGCCCGCGGGAAGTCGACCGCATCTGGGACCGCCACATCCTCAACAGCGCGGCGGTCGCCGAACTCCTGGGCCGCGGTGATCGGATCATCGACATCGGCAGCGGGGCGGGGCTGCCCGGCATCCCGTTGGCCATCGCGCGACCCGATCTCGAGGTGGTATTGCTGGAGCCGCTCTTGCGGCGCAGCGAGTTTCTCACCGAGGTGGTGGACGAACTAGGGTTAGCCGTCGAGGTGGTCCGCGGGCGCGCGGAGGAGCGGCCCGTGCGGGACCGGTTCGGGGAGAGGGACGCGGCGGTGTCGCGAGCGGTTGCAGCGTTGGACAAGCTGACGAAGTGGAGTATGCCGTTGCTACGCCACGACGGCCGGATGCTCGCCATCAAGGGGGAGCGGGCGGCGGAGGAAGTTGACCGATACCGGCGTGTGATGACAGCATCGGGCGCCGCTGATGTCAGGGTGGTGACATGTGGCGCGAACTATTTGCGTCCCCCCGCAACCGTAGTTTCAGCGCGACGCGCAAAGCCGCCGCACTCCAAGTCGGCACGGACCGGGAAGGCCGGAACCCGATGA